The proteins below are encoded in one region of Oncorhynchus tshawytscha isolate Ot180627B linkage group LG04, Otsh_v2.0, whole genome shotgun sequence:
- the LOC112248973 gene encoding oxidoreductase HTATIP2 — MKLLEISWGKALGFFAVLLAVIAAVLQHLENCEQTIYTRMTHDLKILAEDFRQKNKSCFILGASGETGKELLKEIVERKLFSKITLIGRRQLTFEDKAFENLVQEVVDFEKLDDYAAVFQGHDVGYCCLGTTKAKAGADGFIRVDHDYVLKSAELAKAGGCSHFNLESSKGADKTSGFLYLKVKGQVEADIEPLGFERFSVYRPAVLMVDRQESRPTEWFFRKVLGPISSMFPTAMSIPIQSVTRAMVANTLIPAGDKVEILENKAIYDLGKAPEK; from the exons ATGAAACTACTGGAAATCAGTTGGGGTAAAGCTCTTGGCTTCTTCGCTGTTCTGCTCGCTGTCATTGCAGCCGTTTTACAACATCTAGAAAACTGCGAACAGACGATATACACCAG GATGACACACGACCTGAAAATACTGGCAGAGGACTTCAGACAGAAGAATAAAAGTTGTTTTATCCTGGGTGCCTCTGGCGAGACAGGCAAGGAGTTACTGAAAGAGATTGTGGAGAGGAAGCTTTTCTCGAAGATCACTCTCATCGGAAGGAGGCAGCTCACATTTGAAGACAAAGCGTTTGAGAACCTG GTGCAGGAGGTGGTGGACTTTGAGAAACTGGATGACTATGCTGCAGTATTCCAAGGGCATGATGTTGGCTACTGCTGCCTGGGAACGACCAAAGCCAAAGCAGGGGCT GATGGATTCATCCGTGTTGACCATGACTATGTCCTGAAGTCAGCGGAGCTCGCCAAGGCAGGAGGCTGCTCACACTTCAACCTAGAGTCTTCTAAAGGGGCTGACAAAACCAGTGGTTTTCTCTATCTCAAAGTGAAG GGACAAGTGGAGGCAGACATTGAACCGTTGGGCTTCGAGAGGTTCTCCGTCTATCGCCCTGC GGTGCTGATGGTTGACAGGCAGGAGAGCCGGCCTACTGAGTGGTTTTTCAGGAAGGTCCTGGGCCCTATTTCCTCCATGTTTCCCACGGCAATGTCCATCCCCATCCAATCAGTGACTAGGGCCATGGTGGCCAACACACTGATTCCTGCAGGGGACAAAGTGGAGATCCTGGAGAATAAAGCCATCTATGACTTGGGGAAGGCCCCAGAgaaatga